One Skermanella pratensis genomic window, GGCGATCGACTCCTCGATCGTCAGGCGCGGGTTGAGGCTCGCGTAGCTGTCCTGGAAGACCATCTGCATGTTCCGCCGCATGTCCCGGACGGAAATCCCGTGCTGCTCGCCGACACCCTCGCCGTCGAAGATGACGTCGCCCGCGTCGGGCTCGATCAGGCGCATCAGGAGGCGAGCGGTGGTCGACTTGCCGCAGCCGCTCTCGCCCACGACGCCCAGGGTTTCCCCGCGGGCGACCTCGAACGAGATCTCGTCCACCGCCTGCACGGTGGCGACCTTGCGGTTCAGCACGCCGCCCAGGATCGGGAAGTACTTCTTCAGGTCCTTGACCAGGAGGAGCGGCTGGGCGCTGCCTGGGGCGGAGATCGCCGCGGTCATGATTTCACGTCCATGGCGGCGCGCAGGCCGTCGCTCATCAGGTTGAAGCAGATCGATGTGATGAAGATCATCACGCCGGGCAGGGCGCAGACCCAGGGATTGACGTAGATCGATTGCCGCAGCGTGTTCAGCATCAGGCCCCATTCGGGTTCGGGCGGGCGGACGCCCAGCCCTAGGAAGCTGAGGCCGGAGGCGAGGATGATGGACACGCTGATCAGCCCGGTGGCGAAGACGAAGACGGGGCCGAGCACATTGCCCAGCACATGGACGCGGATGATGGTGAAGCTGCCGGCGCCGCTGGCGCGCGCGGCCTCCACGAAGTCCAGGTTTCGTACGCTGGTGGTCACGCTCTCGGCGACGCGGGTGATCGGAGGGATGAAGACGATGGTCAGGGACACGATGCTGTTGACCAGCCCGGCGCCGAGCGCCCCCGAGATCGCGATGGCGAGCAGGACGGAGGGGAAGGCGTAGAACACGTCAACCGTCCGCATGATCACCATGTTGACCTTGCCGCCGACGAAGCCGGCGACGATGCCGAGCAGGCTGCCGACCACCAGGGCGTTGATCACGGGGGTGATGCCCATCAGGAGCGACAGCCGTCCGCCATGGATCAGTCGGCTCAGCATGTCG contains:
- a CDS encoding ABC transporter permease, giving the protein MAETTLPGLVPDVPVTSRGYWSTVFRRLSGDWTTILCLAVLAAIILSAIFAPWIAPADPYKTSVIRRLKDIGTPGLPLGTDELGRDMLSRLIHGGRLSLLMGITPVINALVVGSLLGIVAGFVGGKVNMVIMRTVDVFYAFPSVLLAIAISGALGAGLVNSIVSLTIVFIPPITRVAESVTTSVRNLDFVEAARASGAGSFTIIRVHVLGNVLGPVFVFATGLISVSIILASGLSFLGLGVRPPEPEWGLMLNTLRQSIYVNPWVCALPGVMIFITSICFNLMSDGLRAAMDVKS